CACCATGATGTCCGTAACTTCCAAATCTCTTTTTGTAACGGTTCTGTTGTAAATGGCGGGTGAAAACTGCAACTCCGGGAAATATATGTAAAACGTATCATCACCGTGTCCCACACCCAAGCTTTTCGGATTGTCCTGGGAGAAAAAGATGTTGCTGAAAGTGCCCCGGTACTGCAGTGTGTAGAAATACTGCGGATTTTTCGCGACAGCGTGGTGCTGAAGAAGCGCGCTGTAGGCTGGATATCGAAAAAGAACGTCGCCGAAGGCGTCCGTAACGTTTTGGAGTATCTGTCAGTGGGAAAAATCCATAAATCAAAAAGCTCCGCTTCTCAGCGCGCAGAATCCATGTTCTAAACctgatttttcattcgtaattCACAGTATCTCACCAAACTTTCATTTCCACTTAGACCACCTGTCAAGTAGTACGACTTCACGGCATCGACGTAAGCAGCCCCTTTATCCGGTTGATAATCCAACGTTGCAGCTTGAGGTAGAACAGCATCGAAGTTCTCCAGAAAGCGGCGAAACAGTTCCTTGTCTTCGAAAAACTCTGCAACCATTCGAACGTAGCATAAGAATGTTGTACGAGTAGTCGAAACAAAGTTGATTTGAATCGGCACATAAGTGGCTTGGGATTAGATAACCGAACCTTCTACGAAGGTTTTACGATCCCTCTGGTATTAACCCATGCACTCGCTTTGAGGCCGCCCGTAAAGTTCCCTAAAATCGGTCAAAATCCTTCGAAATAATGACAATCAGTCGAAGTCAAGTCATTACCTCAAGTTATTTCAAATCCTTTGTAATTACTTGGGTCTAGCGCACTTAGTGTAGCTGAAATTTATGGAGGGTAAAGGTAAGGAGGACTATCTCCGTGTACATGGTAGAAAGTGTCCGTAAAGTAGATGACAATTAAGATGACATTTTTGCACTAAAAGTTCCACCAAACGCCAGAAATCAGATTGAACCCAATCAAACCCTGATTGCTGAGCACCAATCAGATTGTTTCCCTCATTGCTTATAAGCGCTATTCTTGTTGCGACGGCGATTTGTTGAACCATTATTTCCTGCTTTTTGGTGGATACTTTTTCGACCTCTTGTAGTTCCCACCGTTATGTTACGAGGTCTGATGTTACTTGTGTGCAATAAACTTGCTGTAACCATCTAGGCTGCTCGGGCTTATCAAATCTTTGTCTAGTGAAACACCACTCATCTTGACATTCCATCTGATCTGAACTTTGGCATTGAACCATCGTTACATGCGTTGTTGCGTTTGTGCACTACATAAGATAGAACACGCTATCACCCTAATCTGAAATGCCCTTATAACTTCGACTGCTAATGATTCAAGGCTGCAGTTCACATTTGTTTAAGTAAGCAGAAGGTTGCAATAATATAATCACGAGGCGCTTCATACTGTTTGATAATTGAGGGATTAGGAAACCTTCTCGCTTGGCTGAAACGTCCGAAGGTCTTCCACACGAGTAAACAAGAGGGCAATATTGTTGAGACACTCACTAACGGTATAGAGAATCGCTTCATCTCGGACAACACCGGAAATCCAAGGCAAGTCCCGGATTTTCCCAGCCGCAAATATATTAGCCGTAGTGTCGGTAAATACCGCGCCTTCGATATTCGGCTCGTCAGTTGGGGCCCAAACAATTGCCGGCCATATATGCCAGCGAATGAAACGCGGTGCCGTAGCTATGATTTTGGCGAAGTCAATTTCTCGCAGGCACTTGACCAGAGCCGCTGACGTCTTGTTCGAGCAGCCGACGTACTCGCCAAGTTCGTAAGCCCGGCTCGAGTAACCAGATCTTGGTAATTGGGACCAGATACCGAGAGCCGATCCGCTCTGCGTTATGTATTTGTGAAACAGTCCTGTTGGTaggtaaaacaaaaaatgtattcactCGTCATGATACCGCAGCCAATACGGAAGTATCGACAAGTATGAGGAGTATTCGAATAGTTGGACCAATATGCAGTTATAAGGGACCAAAGAATCGATCGATACATCATGATCGTAGTATAAATTTACTACAATCCGTTACCAGTACGCCTTACTTGAAAGAAGCAAATGGTGATTGATCAGATCGATGAGGATCAGGGATGAACAAGTCGATGTTCATCGCTATTATTGCATATGGTGTCTTACCAATGGTGAGGTCTGATAAGGTTAAAAGATGGACGCAGGCACCGCCCGAACTTGCACCGAACAGTGTGACTCGGTCCGGATCGCCACCAAAGTATCTTGCGTTATTCTGGACCCATTTAAGTGCGAGGATCTGGTCCTTGAGGCCCCAATTACCAGACGCGACTTCGTCACCGGTGCTCAAATATCCAAATGGACCGACTCGGTGACTCGGTAGAAAGAGCACTATGTTCGCATCGAGTAAATACTCTGGTCCGTACCTGTCGGATCTTGCGTTTCCGGAGGTGAAGGCTCCTCCGTAGATGTAAACCATCACTGGTAGTAGCGATGAATTATCACCCTTCGGGAGCTGTTTTTTGAACAGATTAACGGGTGCTTTAATTACGAACGCAACGCAGATGAGACGCTTTGGAGAGGGGTCGTTCGCTAAATTGGAAAAGTGGTGAATTAACacagttgaaaatcaagttgtGGATCAAAGGAACTCGAACGATTTTATCATTCTTTGAAACAATAATGAGAAATCAATCGAGACGACTTGAGTCGTTGAAAATTAGTGCAACTCACTCAAAATCACATGATGGTGGAAATCGTCGAATGGTTTCAATTCGTTAACCTTCTACTGATTCCTCCATTATCATGTGCTTTCGTCAATTTTCACTTCGCCAAGTGATTTCTGTCGATTTCTTAGCCTTATAGAGATGATTGCCACTAACTTTTTATGATTTCCTATGATTCTATCCAATCCCAAATCACTGGGAAACAAATGATTGGAAATTAAAGATGACGTTGGGAATGAGTGAACATGCACGAACCCAAGACAACGAATTGGAATCATTGATTCGATTTCTAAGCGATCGGCACCTGTATACGTTCAAATTACCTTCGGCGTGTAAGCGTTGATCCACAAACAGTCTTCCTTTCCCTTAACTTCGTTCCCCAGTAACTGGGGGCACATTTCCGAATCCAAGGTGGCATCGCGAGTCCCACTCCAGCCATCCGCAGGTACAGGATTCCGGAACCTGTCGTTTCAAAAGGTGTAGATCCACCGTCATTCGGTTGAACAAAAACGAGATGATCCGTCCATAATTTACCTGAGATCCCCAACCGGCGGTTGCGCGTACGGTATACCCAAAAATGCTGAAACCGTTCGATTGTGGATGGTCTTTCGAACCGTGCCCAGCAAGGTACCTTGAGGAATGTTCACTGTCTGACGAACGATGCTATTTGCCTGAGCAAGGCCAGCTGAATAATCGTTAATGTTTGTCGTTAATATCAGAATAGTCAGTAATGAATAATTCACCGGAATATGGAAAGCCATGTCGGTCCTCTGACTGACCAGAACAAAGTAACTACTGAAAGAATTCTAGATTCAATTCTTGATCGCCTCCCGGAAAGGGAGGGAGTGTTTAACGTAATCTAGACGCGAGACTTTGATCTCCATTCGCTCGTATTTCTCTTTGATAATGATaaccgaaaataaaaacaagaaaatgaaTCTTGTCTCACCGATTTCGACACATAAACGCCAAATTCCATCGTTGCACAACATGTCGCAATGTCGGAAATCGACTCAGTGCCGAAAATATCTGCGGAAAAAGTGATCACCCGATAACAATGGACTCCAGTTTCCATATAAAAATTTGCGTCTAAACCAGATAAACGAACAATTATACTCTGCTGTATACTTTCACCGTCTTATCATATCCAAGTAATTTCTTATCTCAACTTCAATTTCAACTAACCggatatcaataaataaacaataaataattgaacatGCTCACTTTTAAAGCTGTGTAAATTATACCGCTCCATAAgctttggaaaaagaaaattatgtaCTGGATAAAAAGTCGTTGCTATCCGTAGAAATGTGAGtttattttctgataaataattcattgtttaCGTTTTAATCGTCTCTCATACGGTTACTTCAAATCGCGCAATCGTTACGGATATATCACGTAACGTGTATCACTTATATGTTGTTGCAATCTCTCTGTTTGTCTATCATTCCAAATTTATGGTTCGAGTCAATGCCTCCTACGTCGTTACGACGCACGCCGTGCACTGGTGCGTTTCGTTGGGCTATAAAAAGCTCCGGCATATCATCCCCCCCGGGTATTTTGACACTGCTGCCATATTTTCCAACAACAAGAACGAGCGGGTTGTTACAAAGAAGTCGAATATCAGGACCGTGGGATTGATCGATTATTCGTTAACGATCGTATTTAATTGATAAAACAATAATACAGGTCTGCAAATAAAAAACCTGCACGTGTTGCTTATACTTTTTCTTGTGAATTCTCACTCTCAGCGGAATcgggaaaaataatcaaaaagtTCCATCACGTCTGGTTTTTTCGTGAATTCGCgtttgtagtttcatttgGAGTGAAATTCCcatttaattcgaaatctgGTATCCAGCTTCTTGTTTCCAAAAATCCTGcacaaaattcatttcttacTTCCATTTAATACGTATTAGAGTTAGACTCaggaataaatacaaacagggaaacataaaattgaaagtgGATACATGTTCGAAGAAGTATCAAAGAGAAAGAGCAAAGGTTTCATAGGTGAAAAGAATGAACACGGAATGTCCAGTACATTTCATAAAGAAACATTGTTTAGttcaatgtaataaaatttcagtttttttcattaccgttgtgcgtttttttttttctttatattcaaatatcttgtattttacaaaaatactGTACGTAATGGAGGGAAATGGAATTCGTTTTTAGATTCAGCACAGACAAAAGCATAAAATTTACTAAATACATCCCATGCAGCTGAAACCAAATGTTTTTTTGCAGGGCCGCTTAATCGATTGTTCTGaaaacgattaatcgaaacCTGTCAAATCATATGCGtgtgtaaaattatatttgcaTATAAGATTACCTGCAGCAGTTCAGCCTCTATTTCACATTTCGTTATACTCgcaataaaaacgaaaaaacagaCGCATGGTTCGAAGGCAGTAAAAATTGCAACCTCCAGAGCTGACTAGGCAATGACAAAGTGGCAATGTGCAGAATACCTTGTATGCACACGTGCAGTGAATGCACTCGAGAAGTTGTTTGCCGGGAAATCAGGCAATTTGAATCGTGATTGCAATCAAGCTGAGAATTGATGAAAATGTGCAGAACGGTGAAAACTGCGCGGAAAATCTCAcagaattatattttccagGAGAATAATCAAGTTGCAAACAAAATACTTGTCAATCGTAATTGTCGACAAGATAATTCAgttttcttaaatattttatcgctCTGCGGATGAAGAAAGCAGTTTATATCAATGCGCAACTGATTATgctcaaaaataaaatgaagaaaaggaTCGAATTTCGATTCACGTATCTACAACACTTTTTTCCTACGTACAATGCGATGATTTAACAATCTATTGTCTGGAATAGCTGTCGACAGGCTTTTAATATAAcctgaattttatacaataccCATACACGTgaacttttttaattaagCCGGAGGTTTTATCGAATTCCAATACATGGAGATGCATTCTGTCGTTTGTGTCCAATAAGTACAATTATATTCGTTATATTCAACACCTCGATAATTGAGCGCTAATTAGCTCTAGCTAAAATAGGTACTTTCGCAATTTCAGTGAATCGATTTTCGCACgaatatttattcaagtaataaatgaaaacggTGATCCATTTATAATTACAAACCGTCTAAAATACCTGCTACCGAGATAAACAATTGATGTGGAATTATAATTGGCGTAAAAATTATCACGATATGAGTATTTTAAAACAggtaattatttgaatttcatgTGAAGATCTCTTTCGTTTCACTTCAATGTACCGTACTACGTTATATAAATTACACCTATGCTAGTTTGATTCTGGTACATATGTGaacattttaattaattatccaaCTCGATTCAACGGTGAAGAACTGAAGAAGAAACGTGAATCATAATTACACCTGCGCGTCTACCGGAAGAGATAATTATCGACTGAAGtagtaattaataaataat
Above is a genomic segment from Neodiprion pinetum isolate iyNeoPine1 chromosome 1, iyNeoPine1.2, whole genome shotgun sequence containing:
- the LOC124210651 gene encoding venom carboxylesterase-6-like; translation: MAFHIPVNYSLLTILILTTNINDYSAGLAQANSIVRQTVNIPQGTLLGTVRKTIHNRTVSAFLGIPYAQPPVGDLRFRNPVPADGWSGTRDATLDSEMCPQLLGNEVKGKEDCLWINAYTPKLPKGDNSSLLPVMVYIYGGAFTSGNARSDRYGPEYLLDANIVLFLPSHRVGPFGYLSTGDEVASGNWGLKDQILALKWVQNNARYFGGDPDRVTLFGASSGGACVHLLTLSDLTIGLFHKYITQSGSALGIWSQLPRSGYSSRAYELGEYVGCSNKTSAALVKCLREIDFAKIIATAPRFIRWHIWPAIVWAPTDEPNIEGAVFTDTTANIFAAGKIRDLPWISGVVRDEAILYTVKFFEDKELFRRFLENFDAVLPQAATLDYQPDKGAAYVDAVKSYYLTGGLSGNESLILQNVTDAFGDVLFRYPAYSALLQHHAVAKNPQYFYTLQYRGTFSNIFFSQDNPKSLGVGHGDDTFYIYFPELQFSPAIYNRTVTKRDLEVTDIMVQLWTSFAIDGTPTSPALNGTPWAPFSATEGNYLRIGNEYEVSLGMEHAFYKERMEFWSTVTEVTRKRWSRSA